Proteins from a genomic interval of Orbaceae bacterium lpD02:
- a CDS encoding molecular chaperone, producing MLKKLIIVFLSIFICQFAHAAGVSLGATRVIYPINANQVTLKVYNSDNEGNYLIQSWITDSADKKNGDFIITPPLFVMKAGLNNMLRVVYTGNRENLAKDKESLFYFNSKVIPSTAELAKNQNALMISTTTKIKLFMRPNGLTIEDALEAHKKLKCSYQNNQIKIENPTPFYLNLVSLRVNNHDVSNAAMIPPMDSVLLKTSIKGPSLLFNVINDYGAQIKDNICTL from the coding sequence ATGTTAAAAAAATTAATCATTGTTTTTTTATCTATTTTTATATGCCAATTTGCGCATGCTGCAGGTGTTTCGTTAGGGGCAACAAGGGTTATTTATCCTATCAATGCAAATCAAGTCACACTTAAAGTCTATAATTCAGATAACGAAGGTAATTATCTTATCCAATCTTGGATCACAGATTCTGCAGATAAAAAGAATGGTGACTTTATTATTACTCCGCCATTATTTGTTATGAAGGCTGGCCTTAATAATATGCTTAGAGTGGTTTATACCGGAAATAGAGAGAATTTAGCAAAAGACAAAGAATCATTATTCTATTTCAATTCAAAAGTTATTCCATCAACTGCTGAACTCGCTAAAAATCAAAATGCGTTAATGATTTCAACAACAACAAAAATTAAGTTATTTATGCGCCCCAACGGTTTGACCATTGAAGATGCGCTTGAAGCACATAAAAAATTGAAATGTAGTTATCAAAATAATCAAATAAAAATTGAAAATCCGACACCTTTTTATCTGAATTTAGTCTCTTTAAGAGTTAATAATCATGATGTATCAAATGCAGCAATGATCCCGCCGATGGATTCGGTATTGCTTAAAACATCGATAAAAGGACCGTCATTACTATTTAATGTCATTAATGATTACGGCGCGCAAATAAAAGATAACATTTGTACGTTATAA